The Haloarcula pelagica genome includes a region encoding these proteins:
- a CDS encoding phytoene/squalene synthase family protein, whose amino-acid sequence MVPAPSPESNIAWCHEAVQGVSRTFALTVDILEEPMSSQICLGYLLCRVADTIEDAGHISPESQVDLLQTFDAALDPSSNGTMKEFRAAVDSWLPPSADRNADWSVVAQLPTLWATFTNQPESVQTAVVPLVREMVNGMSMFVERYADTGGLRINDRSELEQYCYYAAGTVGRLITNLLTRGSVSQKRPRKLYDTADEFGLLLQLVNVSKDVYDDYTEENNVYLPAEWLADEGIDQGDLLCPSNRKSAAKVVERTASHAETFLDDAQAYIEAMPLTHGNTIAAWSVPYLLSVGTIRELNARPEDALTESGVKISRREVLAVVEAASTAGRDAIAEIRATIAQKPYHQALE is encoded by the coding sequence ATGGTGCCTGCTCCATCTCCTGAGTCAAATATCGCGTGGTGTCACGAAGCAGTACAGGGCGTCTCACGTACCTTTGCCTTGACCGTCGACATACTGGAAGAGCCAATGTCTTCGCAGATCTGCTTGGGGTATCTTCTATGTCGGGTTGCTGATACCATTGAAGACGCCGGTCATATCTCACCTGAATCGCAGGTGGATCTCCTCCAAACGTTCGACGCCGCGCTCGATCCCTCCAGCAACGGGACGATGAAGGAGTTCCGGGCAGCTGTCGACAGCTGGTTGCCACCGTCAGCCGACCGCAACGCCGACTGGTCTGTCGTCGCTCAGTTACCGACGCTTTGGGCGACGTTCACCAACCAACCAGAATCCGTACAGACGGCCGTTGTTCCGCTGGTCCGGGAGATGGTTAACGGAATGTCAATGTTTGTTGAGCGCTACGCAGACACTGGTGGACTCCGTATCAACGATCGCTCCGAACTCGAACAATACTGTTACTACGCTGCTGGTACCGTCGGCAGGCTTATTACGAATCTCCTCACGCGAGGGAGCGTCTCTCAGAAACGCCCTCGAAAGCTGTACGACACAGCGGACGAGTTTGGACTCCTCTTGCAGCTGGTGAACGTTTCGAAAGACGTGTACGACGATTACACAGAGGAAAACAACGTCTACCTCCCCGCCGAGTGGCTCGCTGACGAAGGGATCGACCAAGGTGATCTCCTCTGTCCCAGTAACCGAAAATCAGCAGCGAAGGTCGTCGAACGGACTGCCTCTCACGCTGAGACGTTCCTCGATGACGCCCAAGCGTACATCGAGGCGATGCCACTCACGCACGGGAATACGATCGCCGCGTGGTCCGTTCCGTATTTGCTGAGTGTGGGAACCATCAGGGAACTCAACGCCCGTCCTGAGGACGCGCTCACCGAGTCTGGTGTGAAGATATCGCGGCGGGAAGTACTCGCTGTGGTGGAGGCGGCTAGTACCGCCGGCCGTGACGCGATTGCTGAAATCCGTGCAACTATCGCACAAAAACCGTACCACCAAGCTCTCGAGTGA
- a CDS encoding CBS domain-containing protein, which produces MYTIADLPIENTLQTVKYDLGLESALRRMFENSYTQIGVERDSELVGIVTYRSVVRTLLAFQRLEVGHKTLDKISVGAAVEDAHTISEDENLLAVFDSLAEYTYIVVNRDDEWRILTDYDLLTRLKQMLEPFLLIESIEMQLREIFTRVFGDALSEQLAETFDEEHPLPTPASIEHCSYAHYAQFISIHWAEFESLFDDQQDVIRELVLGIGDMRNQLFHFRVDDPDEFDRDLLRFGQSYFSSV; this is translated from the coding sequence ATGTACACAATCGCTGACCTGCCCATCGAGAACACCCTCCAGACCGTCAAATATGACCTCGGGCTCGAATCGGCGCTTCGTCGGATGTTCGAGAACAGCTACACCCAGATTGGTGTCGAACGTGACAGCGAACTCGTCGGGATTGTCACCTACAGGTCCGTGGTCCGGACCCTCCTTGCATTCCAGCGGCTGGAGGTCGGACACAAAACGCTCGACAAGATCTCGGTCGGAGCGGCCGTCGAAGATGCACACACCATCAGTGAAGACGAGAACCTTCTTGCCGTATTCGATTCACTCGCAGAGTATACGTACATCGTGGTAAATCGAGATGACGAGTGGCGGATTCTGACCGACTACGACCTCCTGACGCGACTGAAACAGATGCTCGAGCCATTCCTGTTGATCGAGTCCATCGAGATGCAGTTGCGCGAGATTTTCACGCGGGTGTTCGGTGATGCGCTGTCGGAGCAGCTAGCCGAAACGTTCGACGAGGAACACCCACTGCCAACGCCAGCGTCGATCGAGCACTGTAGTTACGCACACTATGCCCAATTCATCTCGATTCACTGGGCAGAATTCGAATCACTCTTCGATGATCAACAGGATGTAATTCGCGAGCTAGTGCTTGGAATCGGGGATATGCGAAATCAGCTCTTCCACTTTCGAGTCGACGACCCGGACGAATTTGACCGAGATCTGCTTCGCTTCGGTCAGTCGTACTTCTCCTCAGTGTAA
- a CDS encoding AI-2E family transporter, which produces MNYDARLRRRILFGIGGVGLLIAVVFVLIQFQATLVFTVFLYYASRPIYRKLDNFSLPSRLQGRYLPYRRQVLAVTTIAVFLLPFLFLLTYTLVLVVPEIQRFVGGNGPGAAYLSALQSAQGSGLPAPLVGLEISDILAMSPEEVAAILNNPAVQTWAERIVTTLIDSVGLIANAALHGFILLAGTYYLLTDGSQLVGWFLDNFDESGVVESYAVAVDDELSSILFGNILNAFVTGIIGILVFSGYNLVAPGAVKVPFAPLVGALTGAGSLIPVVGMKIVYLPVGAILAVAAVASGQPSAFGFVILFLLLAFVVVDTIPDFLIRPYVSGNRTHIGLLMFAYILGPIAFGFYGIFLGPILLVLLAEFFRTIAPYVLTGRQSHQQSDLSDY; this is translated from the coding sequence ATGAATTACGACGCAAGACTACGGCGAAGAATTCTTTTCGGAATAGGAGGGGTAGGATTGCTGATTGCTGTCGTTTTTGTCTTAATTCAGTTTCAGGCGACGCTCGTGTTCACGGTTTTTCTCTACTATGCAAGCCGCCCAATTTATCGAAAGCTCGATAACTTCTCGCTTCCATCGCGACTCCAAGGCCGTTACCTTCCCTATCGCCGTCAGGTGCTTGCAGTGACTACGATTGCTGTTTTCCTGCTGCCGTTTCTCTTCTTGCTCACCTATACCCTTGTGCTAGTGGTACCCGAGATCCAGCGCTTCGTCGGCGGGAACGGTCCTGGTGCAGCATATCTCTCTGCACTGCAGTCGGCACAAGGGAGTGGACTTCCGGCACCACTTGTAGGGTTAGAGATCAGTGACATACTAGCAATGAGTCCTGAGGAGGTTGCAGCGATTCTCAACAATCCCGCAGTTCAAACGTGGGCAGAACGAATAGTGACTACGCTGATTGATTCAGTAGGCCTCATCGCAAACGCAGCACTCCATGGATTCATTCTTCTGGCCGGAACGTATTATTTACTCACCGATGGTTCGCAGCTCGTAGGCTGGTTCCTCGACAATTTTGATGAATCAGGCGTTGTCGAGTCATACGCAGTAGCTGTTGACGATGAACTGTCTTCTATTCTCTTCGGTAATATCCTGAACGCATTTGTGACGGGAATTATCGGGATTCTTGTCTTTTCTGGATATAATCTCGTTGCACCCGGAGCAGTAAAAGTTCCATTTGCGCCCCTAGTCGGTGCACTCACAGGAGCAGGAAGTTTAATTCCAGTTGTTGGGATGAAAATCGTGTATCTCCCCGTCGGAGCGATTCTCGCGGTTGCAGCCGTCGCCAGTGGTCAGCCAAGCGCGTTTGGCTTCGTGATTCTGTTTCTCCTTTTAGCGTTCGTAGTCGTCGATACGATTCCTGACTTTCTGATTCGCCCGTATGTGAGCGGCAACCGGACGCATATTGGCCTACTGATGTTTGCGTATATACTCGGACCGATCGCATTCGGCTTCTACGGTATTTTTCTTGGCCCAATACTGCTTGTCCTCCTCGCAGAGTTCTTTAGAACTATTGCACCGTACGTGCTCACTGGCAGACAATCACACCAACAATCAGATCTCTCGGACTACTGA
- a CDS encoding mechanosensitive ion channel family protein yields the protein MLSSFLVPLQSSTEFTETVAVVAAAVIVGAVIWFLGKRLRTRLRTENAEVVRAGPLLVVASVAAVVLVLRWNAAGTALSVVGVLEFGIEAGVRLLLTILLFVAAYTVTRILKRFLLGSGSSKHRVTSDHQRRVSYYVTQVVIYVFAVFGTFSLWGVQLSDLLLGAGVLGIVLGFAAQETLGSILAGFILMLSRPFAIGDWVRIGDHEGFITEITINNVRLRNLDGEHVVLPNEAVNNRTIINRSIEGKLRLRVEVGIDYDVDPDHAEAVALDALTELEEIMTQPAPQVLPARFDDSAVILELRFWVDKTDSTTEMASHASRHPQCQGRVPTGGNQDPVPAT from the coding sequence ATGCTCTCGTCCTTCCTTGTCCCGCTTCAATCTAGCACGGAATTCACCGAAACAGTGGCAGTAGTCGCTGCAGCAGTCATCGTCGGTGCTGTGATCTGGTTCCTGGGAAAACGCCTGAGAACCCGACTTCGAACGGAGAACGCCGAAGTCGTCCGGGCGGGACCCCTCCTGGTTGTGGCAAGCGTCGCCGCCGTCGTCTTGGTGCTCCGATGGAATGCGGCTGGGACCGCACTCTCGGTCGTTGGTGTGCTTGAATTCGGTATCGAGGCTGGTGTCCGCCTCCTACTTACGATACTCCTGTTCGTCGCCGCGTACACCGTCACCCGTATCCTGAAGCGGTTCCTCCTCGGCAGTGGCAGCTCGAAACACCGCGTCACGTCCGACCACCAGCGTCGGGTCAGCTACTACGTCACTCAAGTCGTGATCTACGTTTTCGCCGTATTCGGAACGTTCTCACTGTGGGGTGTCCAGCTAAGCGATCTTCTGCTAGGAGCCGGCGTCCTGGGTATCGTGCTGGGGTTTGCGGCCCAGGAGACGCTCGGATCGATCCTCGCGGGGTTTATCCTCATGCTCTCGCGCCCGTTCGCCATCGGGGACTGGGTCCGAATCGGCGATCACGAGGGATTCATCACCGAGATCACCATCAACAACGTCCGCCTCCGTAATCTCGACGGCGAACACGTTGTGCTCCCGAACGAAGCCGTGAACAATCGAACGATCATCAATCGCAGTATCGAAGGAAAACTTCGGCTCCGGGTCGAAGTCGGGATCGATTACGACGTTGATCCCGACCATGCCGAAGCTGTCGCTCTGGACGCACTCACGGAACTCGAGGAGATCATGACTCAGCCCGCCCCGCAAGTACTCCCGGCTCGATTCGACGATTCAGCCGTGATACTCGAACTGCGATTCTGGGTCGACAAAACCGACTCCACAACGGAAATGGCGAGCCACGCAAGTCGTCATCCACAATGTCAAGGCCGCGTTCCGACGGGAGGGAATCAAGATCCCGTTCCCGCAACGTGA
- a CDS encoding winged helix-turn-helix domain-containing protein has protein sequence MRRVLWWLIGGSRGGRNRLRIILTLHETPMNANQLSESLELDYKTTRHHLDLLCENGVLTTMGDGYGMTYFLTDQMKENLDILEQVARKADMAELLPTESSSPGAGANMESDGETQNERE, from the coding sequence ATGCGTCGGGTTCTCTGGTGGTTGATTGGTGGTTCACGAGGTGGCCGGAATCGCCTTCGCATCATCCTCACACTCCACGAGACACCGATGAACGCAAATCAGCTTTCGGAGAGCTTAGAGTTAGACTACAAAACTACCCGCCATCATCTTGACCTGCTCTGTGAGAACGGGGTATTAACCACGATGGGCGACGGATACGGAATGACTTATTTTCTAACTGATCAGATGAAAGAGAATCTGGACATCCTCGAGCAAGTAGCTCGGAAAGCAGATATGGCCGAACTATTACCGACTGAATCATCATCACCAGGGGCAGGTGCGAACATGGAATCAGACGGAGAGACACAGAATGAGCGGGAGTAG
- a CDS encoding ABC transporter permease, translated as MARKDIRGLIGSRTGKAGIAFVVLIFVFGGYIVPTTASDPTMTDYDGFIRGIALFLVPLFGLLLGYRAVVGEQAAGRLTLTLSFPHSRADIVFGKMIGRGLVLFVTITVGVLGGAALIEYPFGSVALDRLVSYLGATLLFGFAFLAVGMALSTLTASLRRATVFTFGLFFLFVVGWPQLTGFFLQGLEYLNLASDELPNWAVFVHGAEPACCTNASWTHT; from the coding sequence GTGGCCCGGAAGGATATCCGCGGCCTGATAGGGAGCCGAACGGGGAAGGCCGGCATCGCGTTCGTTGTCTTGATCTTCGTGTTTGGCGGGTATATCGTTCCAACGACGGCGTCCGACCCGACGATGACTGACTACGATGGGTTCATTCGCGGGATCGCGTTGTTTCTCGTTCCCTTGTTCGGGCTGTTGCTTGGCTACCGTGCGGTAGTCGGAGAGCAAGCCGCGGGTCGCTTGACACTCACGTTGTCTTTCCCACATTCCCGAGCGGATATTGTGTTCGGCAAGATGATCGGACGTGGACTTGTCCTGTTCGTGACGATCACGGTCGGTGTTCTCGGTGGCGCCGCACTCATCGAGTATCCGTTCGGGAGCGTCGCGCTCGACAGGCTCGTAAGCTATCTGGGCGCGACCCTCCTGTTTGGATTCGCGTTTCTTGCGGTTGGGATGGCGCTCTCGACACTGACCGCGTCGCTTCGCCGAGCGACGGTTTTCACATTCGGGTTATTCTTCCTATTCGTCGTCGGATGGCCGCAGCTCACTGGGTTCTTTCTGCAAGGGCTGGAGTACCTGAACCTGGCAAGTGACGAACTTCCCAATTGGGCCGTCTTTGTCCACGGCGCGGAGCCAGCATGCTGTACAAACGCGTCTTGGACACATACGTGA
- a CDS encoding ABC transporter permease codes for MSWQAIARNDLRKAIHERGAWALFAGFFLGFGGLAALLVQLGDPEFEGYLDLLAPGVGLLVPLAGIILGYEAIIGERESGTAVLSLSMPHSRASLIVGKLVGRTTLLAAVIAVAALLASVILLYFFPSFSASRFVGFTAMSTVYGTTFLWIAAALSMALSTSRRVIAAAFGAYIGLTLFWTALVNLTETVLFRFRSTSGEPETWVTLVSFIGPNTSFNYVLGEVLDAGAIPAAVVDSSADFVTPAVALLALAGWAVLPVIGGFLSFRKDDL; via the coding sequence ATGAGCTGGCAGGCGATCGCGCGAAACGATCTACGCAAAGCAATTCATGAGCGGGGGGCATGGGCACTCTTCGCTGGATTCTTCCTTGGGTTTGGAGGGCTCGCAGCCTTGCTCGTCCAACTCGGTGATCCCGAGTTTGAGGGATATCTCGACCTTCTTGCACCTGGTGTTGGCCTGCTAGTTCCACTCGCAGGGATCATCCTCGGCTACGAGGCCATTATCGGCGAACGAGAATCGGGGACTGCTGTGCTGTCGCTATCCATGCCACACTCACGAGCGAGTCTTATCGTCGGCAAACTTGTTGGCAGAACGACGCTGCTCGCCGCTGTCATTGCAGTCGCTGCCCTCCTCGCCAGTGTTATTCTTCTGTATTTCTTCCCGTCATTCTCCGCGTCTCGTTTTGTTGGCTTCACAGCAATGTCAACCGTATATGGAACAACGTTCCTCTGGATCGCAGCCGCACTCTCGATGGCATTATCAACGTCGCGTCGGGTGATCGCTGCGGCGTTCGGAGCGTACATCGGATTAACGCTCTTTTGGACCGCACTTGTCAATCTTACAGAAACAGTCCTCTTTCGCTTCCGTTCGACATCGGGAGAACCCGAAACGTGGGTCACGCTTGTGAGTTTTATAGGTCCGAATACATCGTTCAATTACGTGCTTGGAGAGGTACTTGATGCCGGGGCCATTCCCGCTGCCGTTGTAGACTCGTCTGCGGACTTCGTGACACCAGCGGTGGCATTACTCGCTCTTGCAGGGTGGGCCGTACTTCCGGTGATTGGCGGGTTCCTTTCGTTCCGCAAAGACGACCTCTGA